A window of the Dictyostelium discoideum AX4 chromosome 4 chromosome, whole genome shotgun sequence genome harbors these coding sequences:
- the hemD gene encoding hypothetical protein, producing the protein MIKNIVFFKSPKINNDNEIDDPYYQNFKNDKYNTEFIKVLVIDYQYDNLKLLYDPNGNSDIEYFGIILTSSNSIKSIDTFLSSFEKENIINNNNNDNNNNNNNNNNNNNNNNNNNNNNNNNNNNNNNNNNNNNNNNNNNNNNNNNRETQIFFNNILKFKHIYLIGETSCNLFKKVFGKWISQNVIVVESNATDLAKRITLDYNNEYKENNNNDNNKALLYFCGNQRREELPLYLKNNNIQLKELVTYQSQTSDDSINDILNLIKRVLQSNKMEIYWLVFFSPSGVDFVLETIDNQLSALSLPRTSIFNNNNNNNNDNNNNNNNNNNNNNNNNNNNNNNKIKVAAIGKTTENCLKTHNIKVDIVSPFPNAESLFSAISNYSNTE; encoded by the exons atgattaaaaatatagtgttttttaaatcaccaaaaataaataacgacaatgaaattgatgatcCTTATTACCAA aattttaaaaatgataaatacaACACAGAATTCATAAAAGTTTTAGTAATTGATTATCAATATGATAATCTAAAACTTTTATATGATCCCAATGGTAATAGTgatattgaatattttggTATTATATTAACAAGTAGTAATTCTATAAAGTCAATAGATACTTTTTTATCCtcttttgaaaaagaaaacatcatcaataataataataatgataataataataataataataataataataataataataataataataataataataataataataataataataataataataataataataataataataataataataataataataataataataataataataataataataatagagaaacacaaatttttttcaataatattttaaaatttaaacataTATACTTAATTGGAGAAACTAgttgtaatttatttaaaaaggtATTTGGTAAATGGATATCTCAAAATGTAATAGTTGTAGAATCAAATGCAACAGATTTAGCAAAAAGGATCACTTtagattataataatgaatataaagagaataataataatgataataataaagcacttttatatttttgtgGTAATCAAAGAAGGGAAGAATTaccattatatttaaaaaataataatattcaattaaaggAATTAGTAACATATCAATCACAAACTTCAGATGATAGtattaatgatattttaaatttaattaaaagggttttacaatcaaataaaatggaaataTATTGGTTAGTTTTCTTTAGTCCATCAGGTGTAGATTTTGTATTGGAAACAATTGATAATCAATTATCAGCATTATCACTACCAAGaacatcaatttttaataataataataataataataatgataataataataataataataataataataataataataataataataataataataataataataataaaatcaaagtTGCAGCAATTGGTAAAACCACagaaaattgtttaaaaacaCATAATATTAAAGTTGATATAGTTTCACCTTTTCCAAATGCTGAAAGTTTATTCAGTGCAATCTCAAATTATAGTAATactgaataa
- a CDS encoding TPR repeat-containing protein → MGCCGSKEKYNGEDVPKSQRLENRPTNDVNGKQPQRQQPPNKRKNNTIRKGAASASQQNNPTSLFEITDLSLKNDIIEGLQEQPQDSDLLAQYGVLLSMEGKNKEAEESLRKAVEVDTDNSRAWQAYGEFLERTNNPKKAKEVYGEAYKHAAPKIALDEDDSSLLLSYAIFIQKSGEIDKAEKLYKRIVTSGARSSESLGRYGLFLLEVKKDVEKGGIYLKDAADIDPPSPEWCTRYSNYLKTYKKDEFEATKYQKRVSLYVN, encoded by the exons atgggttgttgtggttcaaaagaaaaatataatgGTGAAGATGTACCAAAATCTCAAAGATTAGAAAATAGACCAACCAATGACGTAAATGGTAAACAACCACAAAgacaacaaccaccaaataaaagaaaaaacaataCAATTAGAAAAGGAGCAGCATCAGCatcacaacaaaataatcctacttcattatttgaaattacagATTTAAGTTTAAAGAATGATATTATAGAGGGTTTACAAGAACAACCTCAAGATTCAGATCTATTGGCACAATATGGTGTATTATTGTCAATGGAgggtaaaaataaagaagcAGAAGAATCATTAAGGAAAGCTGTAGAGGTTGATACTGATAACTCTAGAGCTTGGCAAGCATATGGTGAATTTTTAGAAAGAACAAATAATCCAAAGAAAGCAAAAGAAGTTTATGGTGAAGCTTATAAACATGCTGCTCCAAAGATTGCATTAGACGAAG atGATAGtagtttattattaagtTATGCAATTTTCATTCAAAAATCAGGAGAAATAGATAAAGCAGagaaattatataaaagaaTTGTTACTAGTGGTGCTCGTAGTTCAGAGTCATTAGGTCGTTATGGTTTATTCTTATTGGAGGTTAAAAAAGATGTTGAAAAGGGTGGCATTTACTTAAAAGATGCAGCAGATATTGACCCACCATCACCTGAATGGTGTACAAGATATTCAAATTATCTTAAAACttataaaaaagatgaattTGAAGCAACAAAATATCAAAAGAGAGTTAGTTTATatgtaaattaa